A genomic region of Microbacterium schleiferi contains the following coding sequences:
- a CDS encoding aldehyde dehydrogenase family protein, whose product MTIVEEGVSSVYAAPGERGSVATYRPRYGHYIGGEFVEPLKGQYFENITPVTGKPFCEVGRGTVEDIDRAVDVAWKAFQSWKRTTPAERANILNKIADRMEANLEAIAVAETWENGKPVRETLAADIPLAIDHFRYFAGVLRAQEGSLSQIDEDTVAYHFNEPLGVVGQIIPWNFPILMATWKLAPALAAGNCVVLKPAEQTPASILFLFDLIGDLLPAGVVNIVNGFGIEAGAPLAQHKGIRKVAFTGETTTGRLIMQYASQNLIPVTLELGGKSANVFFEDVARERHDDYYDKALEGFTFFALNQGEVCTCPSRALIQRSIYDQFLGDGLERVGKIIQGNPLDPATMIGAQASNDQLEKILSYIQIGKDGGAKLLAGGERVDLGGDLSGGYYVAPTVFEGTNDMRIFQEEIFGPVVSVTSFDGFDDAIHIANDTLYGLGAGVWSRSGDTAYRAGRAIEAGRVWTNTYHQYPAHAAFGGYKQSGIGRENHLKMLDHYQQTKNLLVSYAEGPMGFF is encoded by the coding sequence ATGACCATCGTCGAAGAAGGCGTTTCGAGCGTCTATGCCGCGCCAGGCGAGCGCGGCTCCGTCGCCACCTACCGTCCCCGCTATGGCCACTACATCGGCGGCGAGTTCGTCGAACCGCTCAAGGGCCAGTACTTCGAGAACATCACCCCCGTCACCGGCAAGCCCTTCTGCGAGGTCGGCCGCGGCACCGTCGAAGACATCGACCGGGCCGTGGATGTCGCGTGGAAGGCGTTCCAGAGCTGGAAGCGGACCACCCCCGCCGAGCGCGCGAACATCCTCAACAAGATCGCCGACCGTATGGAGGCGAACCTCGAGGCGATCGCGGTCGCTGAGACGTGGGAGAACGGCAAGCCCGTCCGCGAGACGCTGGCCGCCGACATCCCGCTCGCGATCGATCACTTCCGCTACTTCGCCGGCGTGCTGCGCGCTCAGGAGGGCTCGCTCAGCCAGATCGACGAAGACACCGTTGCGTACCATTTCAATGAGCCGCTCGGTGTGGTCGGCCAGATCATTCCCTGGAACTTCCCGATCCTCATGGCGACGTGGAAGCTCGCACCGGCGCTTGCCGCCGGCAACTGCGTCGTCCTCAAGCCCGCCGAGCAGACGCCCGCATCGATCCTGTTCCTGTTCGATCTCATCGGTGATCTGCTGCCGGCGGGTGTCGTGAACATCGTCAACGGCTTCGGGATCGAGGCCGGCGCCCCGCTCGCGCAGCACAAGGGCATCCGCAAGGTCGCGTTCACGGGCGAGACCACGACCGGGCGCCTCATCATGCAGTACGCGTCGCAGAACCTCATCCCGGTCACGCTCGAACTCGGGGGCAAGAGCGCGAACGTCTTCTTCGAGGATGTCGCCCGCGAACGCCACGACGACTACTACGACAAGGCACTCGAGGGCTTCACGTTCTTCGCCCTCAACCAGGGCGAGGTCTGCACCTGCCCGTCGCGGGCCCTCATCCAGCGCTCCATCTACGACCAGTTCCTCGGCGACGGACTCGAGCGGGTCGGCAAGATCATCCAGGGCAACCCGCTGGATCCGGCCACCATGATCGGCGCGCAGGCATCCAACGACCAGCTCGAGAAGATTCTGTCGTACATCCAGATCGGCAAGGACGGCGGCGCGAAGCTCCTCGCCGGGGGCGAGCGCGTCGACCTCGGCGGCGACCTGTCGGGCGGGTACTACGTCGCACCGACGGTATTCGAGGGCACGAACGACATGCGGATCTTCCAGGAGGAGATCTTCGGTCCGGTGGTGTCGGTCACGTCCTTCGACGGGTTCGATGACGCCATCCACATCGCCAACGACACGCTCTACGGCCTGGGCGCCGGAGTGTGGAGCCGGTCCGGTGACACCGCCTACCGGGCGGGCCGGGCAATCGAGGCCGGACGCGTCTGGACG
- a CDS encoding GAF domain-containing protein gives MPSPWSPGSGSTPDSSRLIIERAREEFVLGNDGDARVADVRGVVRESWRRSREGRVGVEGLPPLALSAEELELLRAQHPLGSVMDMIRGLLIPGAAEDSGVIVAVGDAAGRLLWVEGDRTLRSLTGDMGFVPGADWSETAVGTAAPGTALALDRSVQIRGAEHFNRLVQPWSCTAAPVHDPETRRLLGVIDVTGDDPAASAQAQLLVDATARAVEGELLLARLRERAAAPRTAATADRADADTPQPRRMRPASASVVATLRVLGRDRALLETLADGHLRVSELTTRHAEILLCLATHRQGVSADLLGELVYGDPEASTTLRAEMVRLRKILERVAPSLAPESRPYRLTTPLETDAHQVLSLLDRGAHRVALAAYRGDVLPDSTAPGVEEFRDTVRVTLREALVAEASLDVLLAFADTDAGADDVEVLRLCLSMLPARSPKRAGLVARIELLERAEP, from the coding sequence ATGCCCTCGCCGTGGTCCCCGGGGTCGGGTTCCACCCCCGACTCTTCGAGGCTGATCATCGAGCGCGCCCGCGAGGAGTTCGTGCTCGGCAACGACGGCGATGCGCGGGTCGCCGATGTGCGAGGGGTCGTGCGGGAGAGTTGGCGCCGCTCGCGTGAGGGGCGTGTGGGTGTCGAGGGCCTTCCGCCGCTGGCCCTGAGCGCCGAGGAACTCGAGCTGCTGCGGGCACAGCATCCGCTCGGGTCGGTCATGGACATGATCCGGGGGCTGCTGATCCCCGGTGCCGCCGAGGATTCCGGCGTCATCGTCGCCGTCGGGGATGCAGCCGGGCGACTGCTCTGGGTCGAGGGCGACCGCACGCTGCGCTCCTTGACCGGCGACATGGGGTTCGTCCCCGGGGCTGATTGGTCAGAGACGGCGGTCGGCACGGCAGCGCCGGGAACCGCGCTCGCCCTGGATCGATCCGTCCAGATCCGCGGCGCGGAGCACTTCAACCGGCTCGTTCAGCCGTGGTCGTGCACCGCGGCGCCCGTGCACGACCCCGAGACCCGCCGGCTCCTGGGCGTCATCGACGTGACCGGCGACGATCCGGCGGCATCCGCTCAGGCCCAGCTCCTGGTCGACGCGACGGCCCGCGCCGTGGAGGGAGAGTTGCTGCTCGCGCGCCTGCGGGAACGGGCGGCCGCCCCGCGCACGGCAGCGACGGCGGACCGGGCGGATGCCGACACGCCTCAGCCCCGTCGCATGCGGCCGGCCTCGGCATCCGTCGTCGCGACCCTGCGGGTGCTGGGCCGTGACCGCGCTCTCCTGGAGACCCTCGCAGACGGACACCTGCGAGTGAGCGAGCTCACCACCCGCCATGCCGAGATCCTGCTGTGCCTCGCCACCCACCGCCAGGGCGTCTCAGCCGACCTCCTCGGCGAGCTCGTGTACGGCGACCCGGAGGCCAGCACGACGCTGCGCGCCGAGATGGTGCGGCTGCGCAAGATCCTCGAGCGGGTCGCGCCCTCGCTCGCCCCCGAGTCCCGGCCCTACCGGCTCACGACACCGCTGGAAACCGACGCGCACCAGGTGCTCTCGCTGCTCGACCGCGGCGCGCATCGGGTCGCGCTCGCCGCCTACCGTGGCGACGTGCTTCCAGACTCGACGGCGCCGGGCGTGGAGGAGTTCCGCGACACGGTGCGGGTCACGCTGCGGGAGGCCCTGGTGGCCGAGGCGAGCCTGGACGTGCTGCTCGCGTTCGCTGACACGGATGCTGGAGCCGACGACGTCGAGGTGCTGCGGCTGTGTCTGTCAATGCTCCCGGCGCGGTCGCCGAAGCGGGCGGGGCTGGTCGCGCGGATCGAACTCCTCGAGCGCGCCGAGCCCTAA
- the cofD gene encoding 2-phospho-L-lactate transferase: MRITVLSGGVGGARFVSGVREWARRDAAAQSLAEDAAHDIRVVVNTGDDWWLAGLRIAPDHDSLLYSLSGQNDTERGWGRREETERVAAELQAWGVTPSWFTLGDLDLGVHIARTAWLRAGVPLSEVYRRLGERWPLGATLIPATEDEVDTHVHTTDGQRMHFQEWWTRHRAGIPAVRFENAGIETAQPSPEALEAIADADVVLIAPSNPVVSIGPILGIPGLRDAVRATSAPVVGVAPVIGGRVVRGMADACLTAIGVETDAAAIARHYAARGADGVLDGWLLAEEDAASVDGLTQDGILTRAVPLWMRDADTSAALAGNAIALARDVR; this comes from the coding sequence GTGCGGATCACGGTGCTCTCAGGTGGTGTCGGCGGCGCGCGCTTTGTGAGTGGCGTGCGCGAATGGGCACGTCGGGATGCCGCAGCGCAGAGCCTTGCCGAGGATGCAGCTCACGACATCCGTGTGGTCGTGAACACGGGCGATGACTGGTGGCTCGCGGGACTGCGGATCGCGCCTGACCACGACTCACTGCTGTATTCACTGAGCGGTCAGAACGACACGGAGCGCGGGTGGGGCCGGCGCGAGGAGACGGAGCGGGTCGCGGCAGAGCTCCAGGCGTGGGGCGTGACGCCCTCCTGGTTCACGCTCGGTGATCTCGACCTCGGCGTGCACATCGCCCGCACCGCGTGGCTGCGGGCCGGGGTGCCGCTGAGCGAGGTCTACCGGCGACTCGGGGAGCGCTGGCCGCTCGGGGCGACGCTCATTCCCGCGACCGAGGACGAGGTCGACACCCACGTGCACACCACCGATGGCCAGCGCATGCACTTTCAGGAATGGTGGACGAGGCACCGCGCCGGCATCCCGGCCGTGCGCTTCGAGAACGCCGGGATCGAGACGGCACAGCCCTCCCCGGAAGCCCTCGAGGCGATCGCGGATGCCGACGTCGTCCTGATCGCTCCGTCAAACCCCGTCGTCTCCATCGGACCGATCCTCGGCATCCCCGGCCTGCGCGACGCGGTTCGCGCGACGTCCGCTCCTGTCGTGGGAGTCGCGCCCGTCATCGGCGGGAGGGTCGTGCGCGGCATGGCCGACGCGTGCCTCACCGCTATCGGGGTCGAGACGGATGCCGCAGCCATCGCCCGACACTATGCTGCTCGCGGCGCAGATGGCGTACTGGATGGCTGGCTCCTCGCGGAGGAAGACGCGGCATCCGTTGATGGACTCACCCAGGACGGCATCCTGACCCGCGCGGTTCCGCTGTGGATGCGGGATGCCGACACCTCCGCCGCTCTCGCCGGCAACGCGATCGCCCTGGCCCGCGACGTGCGCTGA
- a CDS encoding NAD(P)-dependent alcohol dehydrogenase yields MKAVQYREIGKGPEVVDIDVPEPGPGEIRLKVLAAGLCHSDWFLMDLPEDQYVYPLPLTLGHEGVGEVEKLGDGVDGVQVGERYAIYGPWGCGVCHACAQGKENYCPHAAEMGIAPPGLGAPGAMAEYVIVDDKRHLAPLGDLDPVESASLTDAGLTPYHAIAAARDKLTPGTTAVVIGVGGLGHLGIQILRATTAATVIAADVSDDKLELARKVGAHHTLRSDDDAVARIRELTGGEGAVAVFDFVGIQPTIDLARETIAADGFIHIVGIGGGTLPTGFFSTPYGAAVRAPYWGTRPELLEVLDLARAGAIGVHVERYGFDQAVEAYQRLHDGAVQGRAVIVP; encoded by the coding sequence ATGAAAGCTGTGCAATACCGCGAGATCGGCAAAGGCCCCGAGGTCGTTGACATCGACGTACCCGAACCGGGACCCGGGGAGATCCGACTCAAGGTGCTCGCCGCAGGCCTCTGTCACTCGGACTGGTTCCTGATGGATCTGCCCGAGGACCAGTACGTCTACCCGCTTCCGTTGACCCTCGGACACGAGGGAGTCGGCGAGGTCGAGAAGCTCGGCGACGGCGTCGACGGCGTGCAGGTTGGCGAGCGCTACGCGATCTACGGGCCCTGGGGATGCGGCGTCTGTCACGCCTGCGCACAGGGCAAGGAGAACTACTGCCCGCACGCGGCCGAGATGGGAATCGCCCCTCCGGGCCTGGGCGCGCCGGGGGCGATGGCCGAATACGTCATCGTCGACGACAAGCGACACCTGGCTCCCCTCGGCGATCTCGACCCGGTCGAGTCGGCGTCGCTCACGGATGCCGGACTCACGCCCTACCACGCGATCGCCGCGGCCCGAGACAAGCTCACCCCCGGAACGACGGCAGTCGTGATCGGAGTCGGGGGCCTCGGCCACCTCGGGATCCAGATCCTTCGCGCCACGACAGCCGCGACCGTGATCGCCGCCGACGTCTCTGACGACAAGCTGGAGCTTGCCCGTAAAGTCGGCGCCCATCACACGCTCCGCTCCGACGACGACGCCGTGGCACGCATCCGCGAACTGACCGGCGGGGAGGGTGCTGTGGCGGTATTCGACTTCGTCGGCATCCAACCCACGATCGATCTGGCCCGCGAGACCATCGCCGCCGACGGGTTCATCCACATCGTCGGCATCGGCGGCGGAACGCTGCCGACCGGCTTCTTCTCGACCCCCTACGGCGCCGCTGTTCGCGCTCCCTACTGGGGGACGCGACCGGAGCTGCTCGAGGTGCTGGACCTGGCGCGCGCGGGCGCGATCGGCGTGCACGTCGAGCGGTACGGCTTCGACCAGGCGGTCGAGGCCTATCAGCGACTGCACGACGGCGCCGTGCAAGGCCGCGCCGTGATCGTGCCGTAG
- a CDS encoding DUF7059 domain-containing protein, whose translation MPLHPDPAICASLASDLTAAGFTAPALRSAWGPVGDAAIGRGLRGPAVRALSHRDDALATLARLLGLGMPQAVAAVEAALPRTGVAGLVSLGLATMEGDTVVPAALVRPQEWGGASDADDGEWWIASDLDEAALEGALPTDHVLGVGGASLTLASLQLPTPARRVLDLGTGCGIQALRARLYADEVVATDISLRALGFARLTALLNGVEGVEVRSGSLFDPVAGERFDRVVSNPPFVITPRGTTAEGAAAPAYEYRDGGAVGDDLVRQVVTGVADVLTDGGVAQFLGNWEYREDRDGLERVREWVAAASVSMDAWIIEREVLSPLEYAQLWVRDGGTQPGSPEYAALIDLWLQDFEERGVTGIGFGYVLLRRPAPGTTALSRYERVTSSAPQEGLGADLARALAVHDVLGARDDAGLAASVLTTPSDVTEARHFVPGAEDPTVIELRQGRGFGRTLTVDPGLAALVGACDGDLPVGVLIDAIAQLLEVDAAALRADLLPRVRELAFLGFLDPVA comes from the coding sequence ATGCCCCTTCATCCAGACCCCGCGATCTGTGCTTCCCTCGCGTCCGACCTGACCGCTGCCGGGTTCACGGCCCCGGCGCTCCGGAGCGCGTGGGGACCCGTCGGCGATGCCGCGATCGGGCGGGGGCTTCGGGGCCCCGCCGTGCGTGCGCTGTCGCACCGCGACGATGCCCTGGCGACCCTCGCTCGTCTGCTGGGTCTGGGGATGCCTCAGGCGGTCGCGGCCGTGGAGGCCGCGCTCCCGCGTACGGGTGTGGCGGGGCTCGTCTCGCTCGGCCTGGCCACGATGGAGGGCGACACCGTCGTGCCTGCGGCGCTGGTGCGCCCGCAGGAATGGGGCGGCGCGTCGGATGCCGACGACGGCGAGTGGTGGATCGCGAGTGATCTCGACGAAGCGGCCCTCGAGGGCGCGCTGCCGACCGACCACGTGCTCGGCGTCGGAGGGGCCTCGCTGACTCTCGCCTCCCTGCAGCTACCCACGCCCGCGCGACGCGTGCTGGACCTCGGCACCGGGTGCGGCATCCAGGCCCTTCGCGCGCGCCTGTACGCCGATGAGGTCGTCGCGACCGACATCTCGCTGCGCGCCCTCGGGTTCGCGCGTCTCACGGCGCTCCTCAACGGTGTCGAGGGCGTCGAGGTGCGCAGCGGGAGCCTGTTCGACCCGGTGGCGGGCGAGCGTTTCGATCGCGTCGTGTCCAATCCGCCCTTCGTCATCACCCCCCGCGGCACGACGGCTGAGGGGGCGGCTGCGCCGGCGTACGAGTACCGCGACGGCGGCGCAGTCGGCGACGATCTCGTGCGCCAGGTCGTGACCGGCGTCGCGGACGTGCTCACGGACGGCGGCGTCGCGCAGTTCCTGGGCAACTGGGAGTACCGCGAAGACCGTGACGGGCTTGAACGGGTGCGGGAGTGGGTGGCTGCGGCATCCGTCTCGATGGATGCGTGGATTATCGAGCGCGAGGTGCTCAGCCCGCTCGAGTATGCGCAGCTGTGGGTGCGGGACGGTGGAACGCAACCGGGCTCACCCGAGTACGCCGCGCTGATCGACCTGTGGCTTCAGGACTTCGAGGAGCGCGGGGTCACCGGCATCGGATTCGGGTACGTTCTGCTGCGCCGACCGGCGCCGGGCACCACGGCACTCTCGCGCTACGAGCGCGTGACCTCGTCAGCGCCGCAGGAGGGCCTCGGCGCGGACCTTGCCCGAGCCCTCGCGGTGCACGATGTGCTGGGTGCGCGAGACGATGCGGGGCTCGCGGCGTCCGTTCTCACCACCCCGTCCGACGTCACCGAAGCGCGTCACTTCGTGCCCGGGGCCGAGGATCCCACCGTCATCGAACTGCGCCAGGGCCGAGGGTTCGGACGGACCCTCACCGTTGACCCCGGACTTGCGGCGCTGGTCGGTGCGTGCGACGGCGACCTTCCGGTCGGGGTGCTCATCGATGCGATCGCTCAGCTGCTCGAGGTGGATGCCGCGGCCCTTCGCGCCGACCTCCTGCCCCGCGTGCGCGAGCTCGCGTTCCTCGGCTTCCTCGATCCCGTCGCCTGA
- a CDS encoding DUF6049 family protein, translated as MTAPTPLSASVPPGTAAPRRWSGLAGLVRRASATLAIAVLVAAGAGVTGVAPAAATTTPSPSPTASDPQVVAAPLAGGVVSPGDSLAISIGLTAGTTALPATQATVSVGTDPLATRSDIDDWLASPAEDRAPTVVGTASLDPAAADERASAIVRVPASDPVLTDRAPGVYPVLTTVTAAGRTLQSASVFVIPTAATTDVAVIVPITAPPTGRGLLSTDDLAGLTAQDGSLTAALTGVQGTDAIIAVDPAILAAIRVLGTTAPATARDWLTRFEALPNDRFALQFGDADPAAQVAAGVVPPLAPTSLAAYIDPTGFAGDDPAPTPTPTGTATPSNSDTDDASGLPTLDELMDVGATTALWWPESVTADVLSALGAGGTLTITATTAIATPTPPARARAGEAGLLVTDADLSAALSRAADAPDALDRSAALAEASALEALPATGGATIVALDRNPDRTAVALRAAIDAAQTFPGARPLALGTVISGEPGEVSISDEALATARVDAVPRLLDGEQRIETFASVIADPTLLTGVERAEILQLLSLGWTGQDAAWAEALDTHAAATQTTLSAVGILPPSPIQLVAADAEIPVGIRNDLPYPVTVTLHAHSDDLRLEVAEDIPVEIGPEQSTRASLPVKARVGSGTVEVDLSLTSPTGVRIGPEQSLEVNVRADWETIGLIVLSVLAAAFLLLGAVRTVRRIRRRPEAEEPETAGPDTTTDADTTEPPKEQS; from the coding sequence ATGACCGCGCCCACCCCACTCTCCGCATCCGTGCCCCCCGGCACCGCTGCGCCGCGCCGCTGGAGCGGTCTTGCGGGACTGGTTCGGCGCGCGTCAGCCACCCTCGCGATCGCGGTGCTCGTGGCCGCCGGCGCCGGTGTCACGGGTGTCGCCCCGGCCGCCGCGACAACGACACCGAGCCCGAGCCCCACTGCCTCGGACCCGCAGGTGGTGGCTGCGCCTCTTGCCGGCGGCGTGGTCTCGCCCGGCGACTCCCTCGCCATCTCGATCGGTCTCACTGCAGGAACCACGGCACTACCGGCGACCCAGGCGACCGTCTCGGTGGGCACCGACCCGCTCGCCACGCGGTCAGACATCGACGACTGGCTCGCTTCCCCGGCCGAGGACCGTGCCCCGACGGTCGTCGGTACCGCGTCGCTGGATCCGGCAGCGGCCGACGAGCGGGCGAGCGCGATCGTTCGCGTTCCCGCGAGCGATCCCGTCCTCACCGACCGCGCTCCGGGCGTGTACCCCGTTCTGACGACCGTGACGGCAGCGGGGCGCACGCTGCAGTCGGCATCCGTCTTCGTCATCCCCACCGCGGCGACGACGGACGTCGCCGTCATCGTGCCCATCACGGCGCCACCGACCGGGCGCGGGCTGCTCAGCACAGACGACCTCGCCGGGCTCACCGCCCAGGACGGCTCGTTGACGGCGGCACTGACCGGTGTTCAGGGAACTGACGCGATCATCGCGGTCGATCCCGCGATCCTCGCCGCGATCCGCGTGCTCGGCACCACCGCACCGGCCACGGCCCGCGACTGGCTCACGCGCTTCGAGGCACTCCCCAACGACCGATTCGCGCTGCAGTTCGGCGACGCTGACCCGGCGGCTCAGGTCGCCGCCGGCGTCGTCCCGCCCCTGGCGCCGACGTCGCTGGCCGCCTACATCGACCCGACAGGCTTCGCGGGCGACGACCCCGCACCGACCCCCACCCCCACCGGTACTGCAACGCCCTCGAATTCCGACACGGATGACGCATCCGGGCTCCCGACGCTCGACGAACTCATGGACGTCGGCGCGACCACGGCCCTCTGGTGGCCCGAGTCTGTCACGGCAGACGTCCTGTCAGCCCTCGGCGCCGGCGGCACTCTCACGATCACCGCGACGACCGCGATCGCGACCCCGACGCCTCCCGCCCGCGCGCGCGCCGGGGAAGCGGGCCTCCTGGTGACGGATGCCGACCTGAGTGCAGCGCTGTCGAGGGCTGCCGATGCTCCCGACGCCCTTGACCGCTCGGCAGCGCTGGCCGAAGCATCCGCCCTCGAGGCACTCCCCGCGACCGGGGGCGCGACGATCGTCGCGCTCGATCGCAACCCGGACAGGACCGCGGTCGCGCTGCGTGCGGCTATCGATGCGGCGCAGACCTTTCCCGGCGCCCGGCCTCTCGCCCTCGGCACCGTCATCAGCGGCGAGCCGGGCGAGGTGTCGATCAGCGATGAGGCGCTGGCCACGGCACGGGTCGACGCGGTGCCGCGACTGCTGGACGGTGAACAGCGCATCGAGACCTTCGCCAGCGTCATCGCCGACCCGACGCTGCTGACGGGCGTCGAGCGGGCAGAGATCCTGCAGCTGCTGAGCCTCGGCTGGACCGGACAGGATGCCGCCTGGGCTGAGGCTCTCGACACCCATGCTGCTGCGACGCAGACGACCCTCTCGGCTGTCGGGATCCTGCCCCCCAGCCCGATCCAGCTCGTGGCCGCCGACGCCGAGATTCCGGTCGGCATCCGCAACGACCTGCCCTACCCGGTCACCGTGACCCTGCATGCGCACAGCGACGATCTGCGCCTCGAGGTCGCGGAGGACATCCCCGTCGAGATCGGTCCGGAGCAGAGCACTCGAGCCTCGCTCCCGGTGAAGGCGCGCGTCGGTAGCGGCACCGTCGAGGTGGACCTCTCGCTCACGAGCCCGACGGGTGTGCGCATCGGACCCGAGCAGTCGCTCGAAGTCAACGTTCGCGCCGACTGGGAGACGATCGGTCTCATCGTCCTATCGGTGCTCGCGGCGGCGTTCCTGCTCCTGGGCGCCGTGCGCACCGTGCGCCGGATCAGACGCCGCCCCGAGGCCGAAGAGCCCGAGACCGCGGGTCCCGACACCACGACGGATGCCGACACCACCGAGCCGCCGAAGGAGCAGTCGTGA